In Candidatus Eisenbacteria bacterium, the genomic window ACGATCCACTCGGAGGTCTCCTCGATGGATCGGTTGGTGACGTCGATCGTTCGGAGGCCGGGGATCTTCTTGTAGAGAGCCTCGCAGTACTCGATCTCTTCGAAGACGTTCGAACGTCCCTGGTATCCGCGAAGGGCCGCGATGGGAAGCTTGTCGACGCGCTGCGCGCGAAGCTCGAGAAGACGATCGAGATTCATGCGGAACCCGACCTTCGGGATCGGCAGGTCGTAGACCGAATCGGGGAGCGCGATGCCGTTCACGATCGGCATGTTCGCCACCTTCAGCTTTCGGCAGGAGAGAAAGATGCTCGTCGGCGTCTTCCCGGTCCTGGACGCGCCGAGGATGAGAAGGTCCGCCTCGTCGAGCGTGTCGAGCCCTTGCCCGTCGTCGTGCCGAAGCGTGTAGTGGATCGCCTCGGTGACCTTGTACATCTCTTCGCTTTCGTGGCGGAGCGCGCCGGGCTTCATGCTCGGAGCGTGGCGGAGCTTGTCGCGAAAGATATCGAGCAGCGGTCCGATCACGTCGATCGCGGGGATCCCCTTCTCGGCGCTTCGCGCGCGAAGAACGGAGGCGAGGTCCGGGGTCA contains:
- a CDS encoding kinase/pyrophosphorylase: MPEKRAPLDIYVVSDATGTTAEAVARSALVQFGRAPAVVRRFPFVRTEEQIEEIIASAPAGECIVVFTLVTPDLASVLRARSAEKGIPAIDVIGPLLDIFRDKLRHAPSMKPGALRHESEEMYKVTEAIHYTLRHDDGQGLDTLDEADLLILGASRTGKTPTSIFLSCRKLKVANMPIVNGIALPDSVYDLPIPKVGFRMNLDRLLELRAQRVDKLPIAALRGYQGRSNVFEEIEYCEALYKKIPGLRTIDVTNRSIEETSEWIVRNVL